ATCGCAGACAGGATCAACATGCGCAGCGCCATGGATCTATTCGGCGGGGCTTTGTTTCGAACCGTCGAACAGGCGCCCCTCTTCTTCCTCCATCTCCTCCACCCACAGCTTGTGGTGATCGTTGGCCCAGTTGAGATCGACCTTGCCATTGCCCATGGCCGAGAACGCGCCCTGCATGCCCACAGTGCCGATATAGATATGGCCGGTGGTCAGGGCCATCAGGCCGAAGGCTGCCAGGACATGCCAAAGCTGGGCGAACTGCATCTCTTCCTGCGGGGAAAGTTGCGTGGGGAACGGGTCGAGGCCCAGCAGCCCGGGGATACCGATATCGTTCAGCACCGCGAAGGTCGGTGCGAAAAGCGGGAACTCGAACGGGAAGATCAGCGAAATGCCGGAGGCGGAGACCGACCCACCCAGCAGGATCACCGTCCAGAACAGGATCTTCTGCCCGGCGTTGAATTTCTTGGCGGGCGGGTGTTTCGACCCGAACAGGCCGCCTCCTTCCGCAAACCACTGGACATCGATCTTGCGGGGGATGTTGTGATGCACCCAGAACAGGAACACCATCACAAGGGCCAGCATGAAGGCCCAACTGACATTGTTATGGGTCAGCTTGGCGTAATGGGCGATCTGGGCATAGGTCTCCTTTCCGATGACGGGCATGAACCATGTTCGCCCGAACAGCAGCAAGAGCCCCGTCGCGCCCAGAAGCATCAGCGAGCCCGCCAGCATCCAGTGGGCGAACCGTTCGATGGCGGTGAAGCGCACGATCTTGATGCCCGACATGCCGCCCGAGACGCGGATCCGGCCACGGAGCAGGTAGAACAGGGCCAGGAAGGTCACCAGCCCGATCCAGAAGAAAAACCCCCAGTTCGAAAGCCGCCCCTCGCGGAATTTCAGCCACCACATGCCGCGATCCTGCATCACCACGCGGGCCTGTGCACCCCCGGCGGAGACCTGCACATCGGCGGTGCCGAAGCGCAGCGCCTCCCACACCTCCGAATCCGACGGGCCGCCGCGGGTGCCAAGCTGGGTACCGATCCCGGCCGCCTGTCCCGCGGCACTGTCGAAATCGCGCGGTGCGCGCGGGTCGTGCTGCCCCGCCTGCCGGGCAAGGATGTCGTCAAGCGTCTGGCGATGGGGGGCGGGGGTGTCGGGGGGCGTCTCTACCGGTTGCGCCGCGGCCCCGATGGCCAGCGCCAGGATCAACAGACCCGCGCAAAACATCTGTTCCAGCCGTTTCATCGGGTTTCTCCCTTAAAGACCATCAGGGGGCACACACGCGGC
The genomic region above belongs to Rhodovulum sp. P5 and contains:
- a CDS encoding formate dehydrogenase subunit gamma is translated as MKRLEQMFCAGLLILALAIGAAAQPVETPPDTPAPHRQTLDDILARQAGQHDPRAPRDFDSAAGQAAGIGTQLGTRGGPSDSEVWEALRFGTADVQVSAGGAQARVVMQDRGMWWLKFREGRLSNWGFFFWIGLVTFLALFYLLRGRIRVSGGMSGIKIVRFTAIERFAHWMLAGSLMLLGATGLLLLFGRTWFMPVIGKETYAQIAHYAKLTHNNVSWAFMLALVMVFLFWVHHNIPRKIDVQWFAEGGGLFGSKHPPAKKFNAGQKILFWTVILLGGSVSASGISLIFPFEFPLFAPTFAVLNDIGIPGLLGLDPFPTQLSPQEEMQFAQLWHVLAAFGLMALTTGHIYIGTVGMQGAFSAMGNGKVDLNWANDHHKLWVEEMEEEEGRLFDGSKQSPAE